The following DNA comes from Musa acuminata AAA Group cultivar baxijiao chromosome BXJ1-4, Cavendish_Baxijiao_AAA, whole genome shotgun sequence.
AATGGCTTTACATCCAAGTTGACATTAAAGGGGGTATCGTGACTGGGAATAAAGGTTGGCCAGTTGGTAGATCCGAGGTAGATCAGTATGTGTATGTAGTTTTATCTGAGACTTAAATCCTAGTCACTAGAGttataaagaaaacaaaaactcACTCATCCAAGCTTGATTCCAACACCAAGTATGTGTTAGCAATCTTCGATTCTCGTAGTTACAGAGGTAACATGAAACATATTAGTTGTAGAAATCTGCAGTTTATAGGCCATATCTTTCATATCGTTCATGCCTGTTTGACACGGCCATCTTACTCGAGTGCAGATCAATTCCCTTCGAGGAGACACCGACTGACAAACCTGTATAGTGGATCTCTTCTCTTCAAAGCCATAACTGCGGTCCAAGGACTGCTGATTCATCAGCTACACCTCAGATCCCACCAGCAATATGATGACATAAGCCTTCCAAGTTAGAGAAATCATTATATCTATTACCCTCTGACCTTAAGACTATCAAGGGTACATGCTGAGGACATTAAATCATGGCGTCCATaccctacaaaaaaaaaaaataatggaggCCGCAAGGATCATTTATTAGAATACATTCCAACGTTAAATGGATGCCTTTTGTTCTCCATTAAGCCCTCAATTCCACCACTTATGATGTGTATCATCATCAATAAATGCACTTGGCATACATGTTTTTTCCTTGGAAAAAAATCTTTTTATCAACGTATGCCTATCCACCTTTTATTTAGGATCAGAGCTCTACATGTAATATCGAATTTGCTCATAATTAATAAATCTATCACAACATGTAATAATCCTTTCTCTTCCCCAATTCACACCAGCTTGTTTACTTATTATCTACAGTTGGTCACAACTTAGCCCACCATCGTTTATGTAAACGGTGGTGGCTCAGGCAGTGGCTGCCACCAGCTCGGAAGCCACCACCATCTTCGGCTGAGTTGCTGCGAGCTCCTCAGCGATGGTGGTCAGGTTGCGGTCGTGCACGTTCACCCTCAGTCCATTCCTCATGAACAAGGTGAGCGACATCTTCTGCTCGACGCGGTGTCCGGGGGCGACGCTCAGCTGGTGCCTCAGCAACACGGCGGCGGCGATCGACTTCATCTGCAGGTAAGCAAGGTCCTTCCCGAGGCAGATCCGCGGTCCGCCGTTGAACGCCACGAACTTGAACGAGTCGTGCGGGAGGAACCGGTTGCCGTCCGGTGAGAGCCATCGCTCCGGTCGGAACTCGAGGCAGTCGTCCCCCCACACCGACTTCATCCTACCCGCGGAGTAAATGGAGTAGGTGATGGAGGAACCGGCGGGCACGAATGTGCCGTCGGGGAGGACGTCGTCGGCCATGACGTACTTGGAGTCCTCGGGGACGGACGGGTAGAGCCGGAGCGTCTCGGAGAGGGCTGCTTTGAGGTACACGAGGCGACCGGCCTCGTCAAAGGCGAGAGGTGTGGCGAGCCACGCTTTGGAATCGTTGCCGCGGGATTCGGCGAGGACGGTGGCGAGCTCAAGTAGGATGCGGCGCTCCACGGCCGGATGGGTCGTGACCAGCCAGAAAAACCAGCTGAGCGCGACGGAGGAGGTGTCGCGGCCGGCGAGAATGAAGTTGAGCACCACATGCTGGAGAAAAGAGTCGGTGTAAGTGCCCTTCTTCATGAACCGAGAGAGGAGGTCGTCGTAGTTCCTGCCGTCTCTGAGCTCCAGCTTGCGGGCCTTGATAATGGCTGACAGGTAGCCGTCGACGTGCGCGACGCTGCGCGTGAGCGTGGCCTCCATGCCGACTTGGAGCCACTTCTTGAACCGCCAAACGAACTCGGGGAAGACGAAGCGGTGGAGGCTGGCCTCGGTGGCGCTGTCGAAGGCGATGGCGAAGGCGTTCTCCGGGAGGTCGGGTGCGAGCGTCTCCGGGTCCTTGCCGAAGGCGAGGCCGCATATGTTGTCAAAGGTGAGCCGGAGGAGCAGATCCTGGAGGTCGACGACCGTGGACCTGGCGGCAGCTTCTTCGAGGATGGGGAGAAGGCGGAGGTGGATGGAACGGCAGACCCACTGCGACAGGGCGATTCGGAGCGTGCGAGTGGTGAACTCCAGTGCAGCAGTCTTGCGCTGGAAGAGCCAGGTATCTCCATCGGAGTTGAAGATGCCGTCGCCGAGGAGGTCCAGGAAGACGGCGTGCCATGTCGGGCCCTTGGGGTAGTTGTCGAACCGGGTCTTGAGCACATGCTCGAGGTTGCGCGGGTCGCAGGTGACCGTCACCATCCCTTGCCGGCGTGCGAGGCCGGGGATGGCGCAAATGCAGGTCTGGTAGGTGCCGCCGGTGCCGCGGAGGTTGTCGGAGATCCACTCATGCATGCGCTCCGAGTGCTGGATCAGGCCAGGGAGGCTGCCCAACACCGGCCACACCCGCGGCCCGCAAAGCCCCGCCGCCAGCCTCGAGAACCACACTACGTAGGCCGCCATGCATGCAATCACCACAACCACCGTCGCcacgtccatctcgcctctccgcTATATGCTTGCACTCACCGTCACCTGTTGAAGAAGGAACAAGACGTCCTGAAATCGACGGAGGAAGCGTAGGAGTGTGATCTGAAGGCTCTGCAAGTCTTCTGGGCTGGTGGTGACTCACCTTAGGGGTGGCAAAATGGACAAGCGGAGAAGATAAAAAAGAGATGGGGGAGGAACAGGGCAGGGAAGGTACAAAATTTATAGAAAGGTGGTGGAGTTGCAGAGTGACATTTAATAGGACAGACTGTTCTTTTGCTTCTCACCAGCTACCACCTCCCTCTTCTTAATCTCCCTCACTCACTCGTAAGAAACGCCACTTTCCTGAGCAATTTAATGCCATCAGAAGCGGTTGGGTTCGAAGAGATGGCTGGATATGAAACAAGATCAGATAAGAACCATAAGACAGGCACACCTCAGTGATACTGCTGCAGCGGACGTTGGTTAGAACGACAAGTCTCGCGATGCTTTCATAGCCAAACCGGAAGATGGCTACGTCATGAATCTCAGGGACATCACCTAATCGTTGAGAAGCAACAAAGAACTGCCTTCATAAATTAAGGGAGGATGCTCCAGTTCTATTGCAGTCAATTAAATGGGAGTTCCTCTGTGAATAAGCAAAAGAAAGATGCAGATATAATAACGACAGAGAAGATGGTAAAGAAGAGAAAGAGGCAATAGGGAAGGAAGATAAAGCTGGCCAACAGTTGTTTGTGGCGTTGGCCATCTGATGTTGAAACCTTGTATGTACTACACGAAAAAGAAGGGGTTGGCCATCGAGTGTGACGGTTTGGAACTGGGTGACCAACCCAACCAAAACATGAGCTAGGTGTGGGGTTCAATAGCATTCTAGTTTCTGTCAGAACCCCCAATTTAATTATGAGACCTTGCTGTAGACCAAGGGGATAGATAGCACATTCTTTCAATCTCAGCATCCATCAATTTGGTAGTAACTGTGAATTGTTTTTCTCTTGAAGCTCATTCTCTTTAGATAAATGATCCGTTCGCTTTGAAATAATCCTAATGATGTAGAATATGATCTAACTATTTAGATTTAGGGAGGTTGAGATATTACTTAAATGTACTAGAAAATCTTGTAGATTAAATCTGCTCACAAATAGGGTGTTCTGTTCTTCAAATTACATGAATACAGCTTAAAGGGCACTTTTTTGGTTCCCATGAAGATGCTGattttaaaaagaagaaaaatgtatgaTCAGTGTCAAACCAACATATGGAAAGAAAGCAAGTTTGGTGGTTGAGTTGGTAGGAGGAACATAAGATGAATCTTTTATAGATAAGAGAGATTTATGTCTACTCTTTTTCCTCACACAGCTCAATATGAGCACTAATTCTATCTACTTTGTCAGTTCCATTTGCAAGCAGTGCTCTCTGTATGTTCTCTACCAAGAACAACTTCATCTGATTGCTGACGCCTGGGAGACTCTGTTCTCCTCTACCAATGCCAGATTCCAACCAAGCCTTATCTTTTCCTCAAGTTCGAAAACGATGGCTTATGCTTCAAATGTATTGCATTGGCTGCACTTCAGCTGCAATTGCTGGTAGACTACCAAGCATGAGGTAAAGATCTATATGCATTATTGCTTTTGAACGAGTCAAGCGCCTACATTTAGAATGTGACATAACTTTTTAATCTAATTCTGTCGGATCCATCCAAATGACCATTTCAGACATGGAATCCCACCATCTTAAATGCGGTCAAGGACACAGGCAACACAGCAGTCCATTGCTCTGGTCGGATGATTGAGGTAGACCGACAAAGATCTTCCTAAGGACTGGGTGATTGAAACCatggttttacatatttatcCTTTAAGTTTGGATATATAATGTTTTCACAAGAACAGTTCATGTAATTGAGGTTGCTTAGCATGCAGAGGTACAATGGCAACTAGGCATCTCGCCTGCATGATTATATATGTTCATTTCTTGAGAAGTTGTTCCAAGTATTTGGCGTAGATGCTTTTCCTATTCATTAATAATGAACTCATTTTAGTACTCTGTGATTAAGAAATGAATTATGAGAATTGGATACAACCCATATCTATGGGAGAAGATCCGAACTCAAGAGAAGTTAACTAAGAGATCACTTTATTATTCTTATTTGTTGTTATTTGCCCTTTGAAAGCATTATACATTGGTGGCGGTTAATACACGAGAATGGATCCTATAGATTCACTGATTTCATGCTTTATTTCAATCCTGGACAGGAGTTCATCAAATCATCCACAACCATAAGGGCCTAAATTCACAAGCAACGTTGTTTACAAGGACGTGCTCACCATCAGTCATGGCTCCGGCGCTGTAGCGTCCGCAAGCTAACCCTTGATCAAGGGGAGGCCGATCGCCGTGACGATGAGCGTCGATGGGAGGCCGAAGACGATGTGCGCCCAGAAGGAGAGGGTGTAGCCATGGAGCTCCGACTTCCGCGCCTGCTCGCACACGATGAGGTTCGCGGCGGACCCGAGGAGCGACAGGTTCCCGGCGACGGTGCTCACGAACGCCAGGATCAGCCATGCCCGCGTCTCGTAGTCCGGCGACACCGCCGCCGCGGATTTCGCCACCTGAGCTCCCAGCAACAGCACTGGCTCCAAGGTCAAGTGAAGACTGAGCTTGGCGACTGAGATAACATGCAGAGCAAGGAGAAGAGTTTGACCTACCAGTGGGGACATTGGACGCCAGGTTTGATAGCAGCAGTATGACCACGGCGAGCACTGCTACGCCACTCGCATGATTTATTCTGGAGTAAGGTTCCATGAATTCCCAGAAGGCACTTGGTATTCCTGTCCTGTTGAATCCATCGACTGTGATGAACATCCCACAGAAGAACACCAGTAGGGAATATGAAACCTGGGCCATCACATGCATGCATCCGGGATTCGTCAGCTACACGAGCACTAGGTATGTCTGAAGCTTAGTAAAGGATCAGAACACAGTATTACCTTGTCCAGACAAGGGCCAGCATCCTTGAAGTCGATCACCACAAGTATTAGAGCAGCAGTGATCGTAGTCCATGACATGTTTAGTCCCATGAGCAGCGCTATCAGCATGCCAACACTGACGATGTAGACGAAGCCCTTCAGAAACAGCTCCTTCTTGGTCAAACACCTCCTCATGTCGGGAACTTGAGAGCAGCCTCGCTTGGCGCCGTTCCTGCATGGGGTGTTCTTCTCGACGTCGTTCACGGGAGTCATGTGTTGGGGATTCAGAGGAGAAGGGTTGGGCTGCAAGGGAGACGGGTGCGACATCCTCGCAGGCGAGAAGGTATGGGAGTTCACTTCGTTCTCGGTGACCACGTCTTCCTTCGCCTGTTCTTCGCCTTCCTTTGGCGACAGCTGCCGCCAGAACATGCAGAGAAGGAACACCACGTTGATGACGACGCCGAGGAGCATCGCGGGGACGACTCCCACGAAGAATCTGACGAAGGAGATCTTGCTTTGAACGGCTATCACCAGGTTCTGCGGGTTGCCGATGGGCGTCGCGCTGGAACCGATGTTGGCGCTGGACGCCAGCGCCAGGAGAAATGGCTTGGCTGGAAGCTTGTGCTGCCTTGCGAGCTTGAGGACGAACTCGGTCAGCACGATGCAGGTGGTGTCGTTGGTGAACAGCGCGCTCGCCAAGGCCGAGACGAGGCAGACGCGGCAGAGCAAGTCCCGGCCGCCTTTGCTCTTCCACGACAGCAGCCTGCCCAGGTACTTGAACATCTGGGCTCGTTCGAGGTAGATGCTGACGACCATGGTGCCGAAGAGGAGGCCAAGGATGGGGAGGTCGATCGACGCGTAGGCCTGCTCGGGGCTGATGACCCGGAAGATGATCATGAGCATGCCGCCGAGAAGAGATCCGGCAGTTCTTCCTATGGGTAGGAAGGGGACTGCAGGGAAAACAGCCAGCATCCAGAATATGGCAAAGGCAATTGAGCCCAGCACTACTGCAGTAACCGAAGCAAGCGCCATCTTCCTTGATGTGGCAGCCGCAAAAGAATCTCCTACGAAGAATGGGCAAGATGAAGTATCAGCTGTGCAGGTCTGCTTCGCTGCTTTCAGCTGATACTGCTCGAGGAAGTGAACTTGACACTTCCACTGGAAGAAGAAAACGGAAGTTAGGAACCAAAACAATCTGATATGAACACTCATGCCATCATGATAACTCTCAGATTTCCAAGGTATGTTCATATGATAGATAATCTGATATTAGATTCTTCTTTAAGCAGGAAATTTGCCTTTATAATATTCTTAAGAATGATGATATTTATCATTAGAGTCTAACTCATAATTCTTAGTAATCTTTTTTTCCTAGATTTTGTATCTTGAGGCATATCTACAATACCAGGATCCACAGCAGCCTGCTATCCGAAGTAAAACCTCATGACTTGAGGCTTTTGCTAGATGTAAGCAAGGTACTATGATGTTTCTTTCGTTCTCTTTCTTCATTCATCTCTGCCTGTTTCTTCTAACATTCCTAGTACATGTAACATACAAGCAACAAATGAACATGCCATGTATGTTTGACATATCAATATTTGAGCATCATGTTCCCCCCAAAAATGATGGATTAGGTAAGCAGGGAACACTGTGTAGTTTCCTGAACAAATTCAAGAACTGAAACATATAGCAAGCAAACAGGTAAAGACATCATATGATTTGAATCCTATGTATGCTTCAATTAACAAGCTTGTGAAGTAGACTTGATCATCAACAAGAGAAAATAATTAATCTTTTCAAGATACAATTTTGGTATCAGTCTGAACATTGGCTAAGAAAAACCTAAACTGTTGATCTAATGGAATTCAACAGAGACACCAAAGCTTATCATTGAGCGAGAGCATTTGTACCTGTGAAGAGCAAAAGCCCAGGAAAGTTGATATGAACCGATGCTGGAGGTGTCAATTTATAGAGCAGCTCAGGAATTAAAGCAACTACATCGGTGAGTGGACTTTATATTGCTaagattactttaatacaaagatTAGATAGACAGCTTACGTGAAGAACAATACAAAAACGGGAAAGTAAGATAAGAGGAAAAATACAAAAACAAGaaagtaagattagattttgatTTAACGGCAACAAAACCATAGATCTGGAATGGGATTGGACTAAACGATGGACTTATTATGACAACTTTCTCATGATACGTCCCGCTCTGTAAAGAGTGGATTGGATGATCACGAGGGAGAGAGATAATGGAAGAGCGAAAGGGAATGGAATCGGACAGCAAAGGTGATTAGAGGTATCAAATGATTCTGCCATGGACTTTTGCCTACAGCATGAATCCTTTCCTATCTCAACAAAAGCGATCTGGTTTAGTTCTTTGGCAGGATCACCATTCTGCATATCACTTATCTTGGACTAGGTTTTAATGGCCTTTGCTAATCTGAAGTGGAGAAGTAATTAATGACTGTTTATCATTGAGATCTATTTCAAGTGCTTTTATGTGCTAAAAACATGTTTATAACTACAGTTCTCATTAAGAAAAAATCAACACAAACCATGTACTGATGGCGGGGAGGCtaccatcttctttttcttcttgtctgTATGTCATGGAAAACATTGGAAGAAGCTTATACACAGTCTAAAATCTATTTTTTCTCTGCATCCAATCTGATACCAGAGAAATAATTTCGCAATATATTCTTGCCGAAATATTTAGTATGGAGAACTTAGAATAAATTGCATGAGCAgaagacttgaacaactttcgGATACTTCTTTCTGATCAATTACTTACTATAAGGTTTCACCACATACTCTTTTCAGTTCTCTGTATGAATTTGTATTCTGTAATTGCACACATACTAAATTATTTCTTTATCGACTCCTCTTGCTTCTCTTCGATTAATGTGACCCATGAGCATGGTACCAAGTCATCAATCTCAGTGACCTCATAGCCCACAAATTGGAGATAATGCAGAAAAAATAACACTGTCCAAGGCACCAGACATTGCTAATCTTCCAAGCTGTCATTTGCATCCAGCAAAAGATCAACTGTGTTGAACTTCTCTCCAAAAAACATGGAAGGAGAAGGACCTCAACTGAATTGTTTTAAAATCATCTCTCGACTTGTGTAGTGGTTACCATATGGATTTTTTTAGCTACTTGATAGTGTTATCTGGAGACCATTCTTTATCATTGAAGAACAGTTTCACTGGTACCATATAAAGCTGATGAATGCCTAAAGTTATTTTACTGAATACTAAGTCATACTTGAAAAGTTAGattgttattattctttttttattgTGCTACCGAAACCTTGTGCCTAATTGGTCAAGTTTAGTAGGTGATTTGGTTGGTTCCTCCTCTCTATATATATGTGACTTCTTGTGCTCTAACTCTTGGAATGTTCTGCTCATCATCGCAGCCTATAACGATGGAGTGGCGGTGTCAAAGACTTTAGGTTCGACACCTCATTGGTGGATCGAAGTAGATTCCTCATAGAAAAACAATGACTTTGTTTATAAGAAATTGAGTCACACTAATATTTATTACCTTCACATACTTTGTTttatgagagatacaaggcagttAAATGGTCACCTATTAGGTTGATCTAAATCCTTATAAACATCTGAAGGATCAGCTTTTTGCAACCTGATCCATTTTGACCTAGCAATCATCTTGTCACCAGAGCTTGAAATCACATAACATATTCCCACGAAGTTTCCCAAGGCCTGGTGGATGATTAATTTACATGAAACAGTTCTGGGTGACATTCACAGTCGGCATTCCCTGATGTTTTATTAGACAAGCAATCAAAATGCAGAGCAGCTTCTTTCTAGTAGCTAATTTGGGTTGCATCTCCAACTCCTCTTATGGTACAGTCTGCTAATAATCCTAGCACTTTGGAGCCCATGCATTTTAGATTCTTCGTGCTTGAACGAAGAACAAGCGATCGATGAACTTGTTCATAGTAATTGTACATAGCGTGCCAGTTTCGAATCTTCCTGTGACTGACCCTCTCACTAAATGCAGGTATCTGTGCAGGTGCAGTATCTGCATGAGGGTGCTCCTGCACGCGTGGCCCACTCCTTGTTCTTCCCATCTCCATGAGCTTGCAGATGTGCTTTTTGGAACGAGATCCAACGGATGGCAGAGACGAGGAGCCGTCGATTAGGCATTCTAAGCTCAGCTGACACCAAAAGATCAGTATGCTCTTCTTTACTAGGTGAAGTGGATGAAGTTCTTTGCACTTACCAGTCACCTCATTCTTTATACTCCATGACGAGGTTGATGAGGCGCACAAGACGTAGTGCCAGCAGCTGCGACCGAGCCATCATGTCTCTGTCTGCTCTTGCCTTCGGAGACATAACGACACCGAGAGGCTCTCATCACTCTCACCTTTCACTCCATTAAAGAAGGAGGTCAGATAATCCACTGCGTTAGCATCCCCCATGTGTTCATCGCCATCACCACTACCACCTTCACCATCGCAGTTCTTCCAGTTTGCTCGACGACTTCTGCAAGGGTTTACTTTAGTTGCTGCCGTGATGCATTCACCCCTGGCAGTTTCTGCTTGTGCTCCTCGTTGCTTTCGAGCTCCCCCGGTCATGCATTCGTTCGTCTCTGCACGCGCAGATATAATAACATCGTCCTATTGATTAGGAAGAGTTCGATCCAATTGCGGTTTTACCGTAAGCAGTGGCGTGCACTGTCAACGTCAGTGATTGATGCTGCTTCTCATGCTAAATTGCGGGGGAATCCCAGCTCTCATACGCAGCCACTCACATCGGAATCTGCTGCTGGATTTTGCTGTCAAGACTCGTGTTTCCACAGCTCGATCGAAGGGTGGGTCAAGTGAAGGAGAACAAAAGGGAACAGAACTGGTCGAGGTGGTATCATATCACCTCCTCAACTCAgcgaaagaagagaaagagatcAAAGTTTCAGAGGTTGAATCGAAGTTAATCTCTGTAGCAACGAACACTGCACACTCATCGAGTATAGTTTCCCATAATTCAGCCTTTTCACTGTGACAATTATCGTTTTCTGCTTGATTAGTCATCATGTCAGTATAAAAGCAT
Coding sequences within:
- the LOC135669835 gene encoding silicon efflux transporter LSI2-like yields the protein MALASVTAVVLGSIAFAIFWMLAVFPAVPFLPIGRTAGSLLGGMLMIIFRVISPEQAYASIDLPILGLLFGTMVVSIYLERAQMFKYLGRLLSWKSKGGRDLLCRVCLVSALASALFTNDTTCIVLTEFVLKLARQHKLPAKPFLLALASSANIGSSATPIGNPQNLVIAVQSKISFVRFFVGVVPAMLLGVVINVVFLLCMFWRQLSPKEGEEQAKEDVVTENEVNSHTFSPARMSHPSPLQPNPSPLNPQHMTPVNDVEKNTPCRNGAKRGCSQVPDMRRCLTKKELFLKGFVYIVSVGMLIALLMGLNMSWTTITAALILVVIDFKDAGPCLDKVSYSLLVFFCGMFITVDGFNRTGIPSAFWEFMEPYSRINHASGVAVLAVVILLLSNLASNVPTVLLLGAQVAKSAAAVSPDYETRAWLILAFVSTVAGNLSLLGSAANLIVCEQARKSELHGYTLSFWAHIVFGLPSTLIVTAIGLPLIKG
- the LOC135669809 gene encoding cytochrome P450 86A2-like, giving the protein MDVATVVVVIACMAAYVVWFSRLAAGLCGPRVWPVLGSLPGLIQHSERMHEWISDNLRGTGGTYQTCICAIPGLARRQGMVTVTCDPRNLEHVLKTRFDNYPKGPTWHAVFLDLLGDGIFNSDGDTWLFQRKTAALEFTTRTLRIALSQWVCRSIHLRLLPILEEAAARSTVVDLQDLLLRLTFDNICGLAFGKDPETLAPDLPENAFAIAFDSATEASLHRFVFPEFVWRFKKWLQVGMEATLTRSVAHVDGYLSAIIKARKLELRDGRNYDDLLSRFMKKGTYTDSFLQHVVLNFILAGRDTSSVALSWFFWLVTTHPAVERRILLELATVLAESRGNDSKAWLATPLAFDEAGRLVYLKAALSETLRLYPSVPEDSKYVMADDVLPDGTFVPAGSSITYSIYSAGRMKSVWGDDCLEFRPERWLSPDGNRFLPHDSFKFVAFNGGPRICLGKDLAYLQMKSIAAAVLLRHQLSVAPGHRVEQKMSLTLFMRNGLRVNVHDRNLTTIAEELAATQPKMVVASELVAATA